One genomic region from Siniperca chuatsi isolate FFG_IHB_CAS linkage group LG18, ASM2008510v1, whole genome shotgun sequence encodes:
- the surf4 gene encoding surfeit locus protein 4 produces the protein MGQEDLMNTAEDVADQFLRVTKQYLPHLARLCLISTFLEDGIRMWFQWNEQRDYIEATWSCGYFLATCFVLLNLLGQLGGCVLILSRNFVQYACFGLFGIIALQTVAYSILWDLKFLMRNLALGGGLLLLLAESRSEGKSMFAGVPSMGESSPKQYMQLGGRVLLVLMFMTLLHFDSNFFSILQNMVGTALIILVAIGFKTKLAALTLVVWLLAINVYFNAFWTIPAYKPMHDFLKYDFFQTTSVIGGLLLVVALGPGGVSMDEKKKEW, from the exons ATGGGGCAGGAGGATCTCATGAACACAGCCGAAGACGTGGCAGACCAG TTCCTGCGGGTAACCAAACAGTACCTGCCCCACCTGGCACGTCTGTGTCTCATCAGCACCTTCCTGGAAGATGGCATCCGCATGTGGTTCCAGTGGAATGAGCAGAGAGACTACATTGAGGCTACCTGGAGCTGTGGCTACTTCCTGGCTACATGCTTTGTGCTGCTTAACCTCTTAGGACAGCTGG GTGGTTGTGTCCTCATCCTCAGTAGAAATTTTGTACAGTATGCCTGCTTTGGACTATTTGGCATCATAGCGCTACAG ACTGTTGCATACAGCATTTTATGGGACCTTAAATTTTTGATGAG aAACCTCGCCCTCGGAGGTGgtctgctcctgctgctggcCGAGTCTCGTTCGGAAGGAAAGAGCATGTTTGCTGGAGTCCCCTCCATGGGAGAGAGTTCGCCAAAGCAGTACATGCAGCTGGGTGGTCGAGTACTGCTAGTGCTCATGTTCATGACTCTGCTGCACTTTGACTCCAACTTCTTCTCT ATCCTGCAGAATATGGTTGGGACTGCCCTCATCATACTGGTGGCCATCGGCTTCAAAACCAAGCTAGCGGCGTTGACCCTCGTCGTGTGGCTCCTGGCTATCAATGTCTACTTCAACGCTTTCTGGACCATCCCTGCCTACAAACCCATGCACGACTTCCTCAAGTACGACTTCTTCCAGACCACCTCGGTCATCGGCGGTCTGCTGTTGGTGGTGGCACTTGGACCTGGCGGAGTGTCCAtggatgagaaaaagaaagagtggTAG